In the genome of Electrophorus electricus isolate fEleEle1 chromosome 21, fEleEle1.pri, whole genome shotgun sequence, the window ACAAAGTCTTGCTAGTGTTTGCAGCCATCTTCTAATTCTTTATGTTTTCTGGATTCTAAATCttgattgtattttttaaaactctgacCATGTAATTGCCTAGTTGACTTTGTTTGCATGCTGTTTGACTCCAGATACAAATTATGACAATGTCAGAATAGTGTAAATGACACATAGTAAAGATGAAATTCTCCAATTAAATTCTCCTTACACTCCTCAGCATGCACAGCTACTGATACAAGAGTCACTCAGTGATGCCTAGGGTgtgaatattgtttttttttaatgcattttcattCTACCACTAAAACCTAAAAGCTAGAAAAAGCCTCATACGGCAGGATAAAACCTTAATTAAAGGACTAGGGGAAGAGGGGAGTTCTGAGGGTTAAACTGGTCTAATGAATCTTGGGGGTGTGGGGTATAGCATTCCCTAGATAAGGTGCCATGCAGCTCAAAGCCAAAGATCCAACACTGGATAAATGAAAAGCAACGAGGAGATGGCCGGCAGAAGAGATGCAAAGGAATCAGGGAAGAAGAGGTGGGTAGAAGACTAGCTCCAGAACGTAAGAGGAGGCCGATCCAGTAGGAGTGCCTGAGAGATAACAGGAGAACCTTACAGTCTAAATGAGCCATCATGGGGAGGCGGTATAGATTTTTGCAAACAGCTGTAATGTGGTCTCACAGGAGCAAGAGAGTAAAGATATGAATTCAGTAGAATACTGAACCAGTTGTAGTAGTCTGAATGTCTTAGATAAAATGTAGGTGACATTGCTATAGTCAAACCATGAAATTAACAAGTACTTGAGTActggtgaggggtggggggtggggattcTGAAATCTACTGAGATGTTTTGTGTCATATGTTGGATTTGTTAATATTAGTAGTAGGAGTTTTGAAGAGTGTGGATTTGGTACCAAAAACTTATTTCTATTAAGTTCAAGATAGCTTTGAgtcactgtttgttttaattttttttagcttcTGTAGACCTTTCTAACCCATTTGAGATTTGGTCTGTATAAGTGCCTAtgcttaaaatacaaaaaaaaaaaagaattctccCCTGAGCTTGGTGAAACAGATGTCAGTGCGTCGTGGCCAGTTATTCTACATTATATGGCCTTTATTCCATGCACAAACTGTCATCTAGATAAGTGGTAATCATAGGTTCTGTAATTATGGGAACTGACAATGACTATACTGGggttaaaataaatgcacaatatAGACAAATTAAGCATCTGTCAATGTGATaaaaattttccatttttattgctAGCAAGAGCAATTTTTATGAGTTCATGGTTGGAAAAGACACAGCAGCAGCTTCAGTCGCAGTCATATGGCACAATGTTGTTATTGGCAACCCACTATGGCAACTCATGCATACACTGTTTATCAACAGATCGGAATGACAAAACGAATGAGACATTATACAGTGTTCTCTCATCAAGTGTTAACTGCCACCATGtggcattttaaatacattactgtTCTCCTGCCTGGTAATCTAAAGTGTTTGGGTGGACTGCATCAGAGAAGTGTCTGTCTTTGTTGATGTTGCACAACCCCACATCATTTTGACATCAAATAAGCCATACCAGATATATCACAAAGTTGAATGACTGTGAATCTGTGTGCATATCTGGGTGTGCCTGCCTGTTGCCTACCTAACAAGCATTGAAACACAGTTACAACACAGTCAAAatcaaaatatgtcaaaatCATTCGATTTCAGAATGTTACTTCGAGGTTCCTTCAACTTGGACAGGTGTCCATTCATAACTATGAAACACAGACGGAGCCAAGAACACTTGAACATTCCTTAAGAAAATCCATACTCAAGCACAGGTTTTCTCAAGCACAAGCATCACATAGTCAAGCACAGCCCCATCCTTCAACATTGACACACACTCCCATAGTGTAAGTCACAGCCAATCATAAAATGCAGAAGGGAGAGGTGGGCTCATTTCTGAGGTTTTCTGACGCTGTCATCTGGTTTCCTGAGAACGGCACTGAGCCGACCCCATGACTCAGGGCTGAGCTATataagaacacactcacacacactcagcatagTTTGTTCAGtccacagcagcagaacagaCATAAAGGGCTCTTCACCTTATTAGAAAACATTGACTTGGGTAAGATTGAGCTTCACATCCCcagttcttttattttgttttatgacacattgtggggtttttattgttgttgtttgacaGTTATGTGCTATTGGTATAAGTGAGAAGGCAGATAAACTTCCCCTTTATCTAGTTATCTCCAGTTAATGGTTCTAAGATTTGCAAACTCCCAATCCTACAATACAGTTGATGCTGTACATAGCAGTACAAGACTATTTATTACCTTACTGCATAATGTAGAcaattgtgtgtaaataaaatggTGGACAATTCcttatgtgtggatgtgtgtgtgtgcgcgctatCTGTGTGTACTTGGGTATCTGCTTTTTTGTTCAGTGGTgcagaaatatttttacatcCCCCTGACATTCACTGATAGCTCTTACAGATGTGCTCATCTTACATGCACTTTAGCTCAGTGATGGCCTTCAGGAGTAAATAGTCTTGTGCCATCTGAgctcttttgttttaaaaagccttttccTCGTGTAAACTGCATAAAACTGCATTGGGGAGCAGAATACGTGTATTTTATAATGTCAAAAGAACTTTGTTATTAAGGGAAAACAAGTAAAAGCGTCTATCACAAACTGTCTTGGCTTCTCTCTGATCTACAGGAGCTCTGAGGCTGAACTATTGTTAGCAGGGAAAAGACCAAGAGATCATCACAAGAGGTCAAAGGTTGTTTGTACCGAGCCAGAATGAGCTGCCTGTTAGCATGGCTGCTCCTCCTCTTAGGAACCATGGCTCAAGGTTTGTTTCTCTTGGTCTTTACACCATATTTGTAAATACAACCTTCAGTACATTTCTCTGTCTATCAACAAATAGCCAAACATCTTTGTGGTCTTGCATAAACTAAAAGTGCAATCAATCCTGACGTGTTACTGAATAATCAACATTTTACAAAGATGGAAATTTAACTTGCCGTGTTAAGGAGTAAATTTGGCAAGTTTATCATTTTTCTGAGATTGTACTGATGTCATAACTGAACATTAACAGCTGCCTTGGGGTCACATGACCCCACGAAATGTTACGCTCCTCCGTTAAGTAAAGCCACTGAAGATGAATAGCCCAATTGTTGATTTTCTCCTCTTTCGTCCAGAGGTTGATTGGAAGTTATGCGTGTAAGCCAGAGGCTGTGGGACCACCTGTCAGCAATTGGCCACACTTTCATTTCTTTAGCATGTGTGTACAAAGCTCAGCAGCATGTGCGCTTAACATGTACTTCTGGACTGGGCGAGGACAAGCGGAGTGTTGGAAAGGGTGACTGAGAAGAGGCCCAGTTCAGAGCTAAAATGGGAGCTAATATATTTACCTTATATTTAGGTTTGTCTTTGTGATTTATACCGCTATTAAAATTAATTGTCTTGCTAAATGCAAGTAAGGCAAGAGTTTGATGGCTAATAAGAGAGCAGGGAAACGAAACATTGTTATTCTTTATTCCagacatttacatcatttgttAGGCTTTAGGTAACAAGATTGTTGATATAAATATTTCCACCACCACATTAAAGAGAGCTGAGGCTCATTTTTCACACAAGCATAATGGTGATTGATTACTTTAGAAGAAACCTTTAAAGAGAGTGAattgaaaatgttatttgcaaGCTAAATTGCATTACAGTGAAGTCATCTTCTAAACAGATAATGTCTATTTAAAATCCAGCAAATGCCACGacttgaaaatatattaaagacTGGACATCTAAAACGTATTCCTTTCTTAATAGAATCACAGAGTGCAGACAGTGGAAGTTCTGTGAGGCACAACCCAGCTGTGTTTCATATTGAAGGTGATTATGCATGCATTTTAGAGCATAAAAATGACATTCGtgacattcatttaaaacatactTTAAGGCTTATACACAACAAGCCATGATGTTTAGTAGTGCTTCATGTCCACACTCTAGACAAGCTTGTAATCTTGGTGATCCTTAATATTCCAGAATGCATATGTACTCCAAACTGTTATAGAGCAAATTCTATATGTTTATTGAAGACTGGATACATGAATTAAACATGGAAAGGAACGCTCATATTGCACTACCTGCCTGAGCACAGTATCAACCTTCTCCCTCTATTTAGACAAATATGAATGGTCAACTTGGTTCAATGTGGATCACCCTGGAGGGAAGGGAGACTATGAGCAGCTGGACGCCATTCGCGTCTACTACCGAGCTCGAGTGTGTGACTCCCCGTGGGATGTGGAGGCCCGTACCACAGACTGGATCCCAGCGCGTAACACCAAGGAGAGGGTGCATGTTGACCCCGCCGTGGGCTTCTGGTGTGTCAATGCTGAGCAACCTGCAGGAAAGAACTGCTCCAATTATGTGGTTCGATTCCTGTGCCCAGTAGGTTAGTTTACATGATGCTGCTtatatattgttgttttttaaagtatgcATCCATGTGATAACCCTGTGTGGGATTGGGTTTTTGttcacaaaaaagaaatttgaaCTCTAATGCAATTGTAAAATCTAATTGGACAATCTCTGACCTTTGGGGCATTAGACAAGCAGCCAGAATCTCCTGGAGTGTGGGGTCCATGGTCAGCCTGGGGCCTGTGTCCTGCACAGTGTGGTCAGGTGGCAGATCAGGTGCGCTCCAGGACATGCAAAACCCAATCCAGGTGGTGCATTGGCTCATCTGTAGAGGGCAGGCAATGCAAAGGACCGACATGTCCAGGTAATACACCTGTTGAGTCAGATACAATTAGCGATAGGCCAGGCTACTCAAACAGAAGGATCTCATTTACAGCTATTTGCTCACATGTTAAGAGGTAGACATGGCTCCCTGTAAACAAAGGGTGAAAAATTGGCCTTGATGTTTTAAAGaccagtaaaaaaaacagtatCATCTTAATGGCATAACAAAGTTTGTaacaactcttttttttttttgctgtagatTGCAatctgcagtgtgtggtggGCATGGTGAATGCTGAGTGCACAGCCTGCACGTGCCAGGACCACACTGTTCTAGGCTCGGTCCGCAGTGCTGGGGGTCTGCCTGGCCCTGGAGCAGCCATCATGGTATCTAGCTCCACCCCCAGGCTTCTCACCCTGACCGACCACAATGGACACTTCCGTGTGCCCGGAATCTGCCCAGATGGCAACACTACACTGATCGTCAGGCTGCAGAACCATGCTCCTCAGAGCGTCACCATGCCGCTGAGTGCTGAGCACACAACTGTGTTTCATGTGAAGCTGGAGAGAGCAAGTAACGGCCCGAACGATTACATTCAATTACGTCACAGTTGAAGAGATTCAATTTCCCTTTTTTGTACGAGTTAAACTTAAAAGCGAATAGACTATACATAAGACTACAAACAAGCTAGAATCTAAAGAGTCTTTCATGATAAATTAATTGGGTTTTCATGATAAACTCTACAGCAAAAAAGTAACACTGATTTCTGCACAATCTTTACAGTGtatctataaaatatataaaatgcactGAATAACATGTAACAATGCAGTAATTCTATACtgacaaaatggaaaacaataTCAATCCTTACAGAACAAGTACTGAGTAAAGGGGATCAATGTGTCACATATCGTTATTCAATATATTACAGTGTACAGCTATAGTTAAACTGTAACAAtgttaaaggaaaaaaagaacaaaaaacaaaacggaCTAAGGTGTAATCAAGAAAATAATCTCACCATATATATTTCTTAGAAAAACTGTATGTGCAAAAGAACCCAGAGTCCAAAGCCAGGCGGGAGGGTCAAACAGTTGCTTTTTGCTGTAAAGTGGCTGGCACATCTGAGCCTGACCATTACCAGTGGTAAGATAAGGGCTACAGCTCTTCAATCTTAGTTCAGCTGCCACATTTACACATATGTTCTGGGAAAGGTGATACATATAATAGGCAAATGTTTTGTGTACAAACCacatctttttacattttcctaGGTTTCACAATGGAAGCCTGCTTGAGAAGAGTAGGTATCACTATGACAACACTTTGGTTTTGAGGAACCTACAGCTGAACCAGGCTGGAGAGTACTACTGCAGAGCCACTAACGAGAATGGAGCGATAAAATCAAAACCAGCAATGCTCACAGTCATAGGTAAGCCTTTGATCTAATGTAAACACAAAGCTTTACAAAGTTTACTGCACTATGCCACTTTATGGACCATGTACAATTAACCTTTTACTATCTAAAGGTCAAAATGAACCATCATGCAACCCAAAGCCTGAATCCCACTTGATTCGCCTGCCACGTGACTGCTACCAGAACCAGACAAACTCATTTTATTATGATGTAGGGAGATGTCCTGTAGGAACATGCACAGGCCAGCTGGATAAAGGCATTCGATGCAAAGACTCCATATCCTTCTGTTGTGGAGTTTCCAAGATGGAAAAGAGACAGATAACATGTCAAGGCTACCAGTTACCCACAATGGTAGCCACCCAGTGTGGCTGCaaaaaatgtgttgaaacaAAAGCTATAGTTTATGGACGTGCAATTGCGGCAGACACAGGCGAGCCCCTGAGGTTTGGACACATCTACATGGATGGGTTAAGGGTTAGCCGAACAGGATACAAAGGCACTTTCTCTATCCACGTGcctccagacacacagaggcttgTTCTCACTTTTGTAGACAATATGCAAAAGTTTGTAAACACCACAAAGGTACTTTTGTTCAGTACCAAAGGAGGAGCTGTGTACCATGAGATTAAACTGCTAAGGAAGAAGCCTCCTGTTACAATTCGCTCAACAGACACCAACAAACTAGAACTTGGAGAAGTAGAGGGAGAGGAACCCATGGCTGAGATTGAAATACCACCAAATGCCTTCTACAAGCAGAATGGGGAGGTATTTGTAGGTAATGTGCAAGCTAGCATTACTTTTCTGGACCCAAGAGATGTAtccacagcagcagctgctcaGAGCGATCTCAACTTTGTGGACACTGAAGGCGACACCCTTCCCTTGAGGACCTATGGTATGTTCTCAGTGGACTTCAGAGATGAGGAGGGTGGCGAGTCCTTAAATGCTGGAGAGGTTAAAGTTGGCCTGGATGCAGCCCAAGTGAAGATGCCTGAACACCTGAAGACAATGAAGCTGTGGTCTCTCAACCCAGAGACCGGCCTATGGGAAGAAGAGGGACAGTtccatgcagaaaaaaaacgaCGAGGAAAACGAGAGGAGAGGACCTTCCTAATTGGCAACATGGAAATCAGAGAAAGGCGGCT includes:
- the cilp gene encoding cartilage intermediate layer protein 1: MSCLLAWLLLLLGTMAQESQSADSGSSVRHNPAVFHIEDKYEWSTWFNVDHPGGKGDYEQLDAIRVYYRARVCDSPWDVEARTTDWIPARNTKERVHVDPAVGFWCVNAEQPAGKNCSNYVVRFLCPVDKQPESPGVWGPWSAWGLCPAQCGQVADQVRSRTCKTQSRWCIGSSVEGRQCKGPTCPDCNLQCVVGMVNAECTACTCQDHTVLGSVRSAGGLPGPGAAIMVSSSTPRLLTLTDHNGHFRVPGICPDGNTTLIVRLQNHAPQSVTMPLSAEHTTVFHVKLERAKKLYVQKNPESKARREGQTVAFCCKVAGTSEPDHYQWFHNGSLLEKSRYHYDNTLVLRNLQLNQAGEYYCRATNENGAIKSKPAMLTVIGQNEPSCNPKPESHLIRLPRDCYQNQTNSFYYDVGRCPVGTCTGQLDKGIRCKDSISFCCGVSKMEKRQITCQGYQLPTMVATQCGCKKCVETKAIVYGRAIAADTGEPLRFGHIYMDGLRVSRTGYKGTFSIHVPPDTQRLVLTFVDNMQKFVNTTKVLLFSTKGGAVYHEIKLLRKKPPVTIRSTDTNKLELGEVEGEEPMAEIEIPPNAFYKQNGEVFVGNVQASITFLDPRDVSTAAAAQSDLNFVDTEGDTLPLRTYGMFSVDFRDEEGGESLNAGEVKVGLDAAQVKMPEHLKTMKLWSLNPETGLWEEEGQFHAEKKRRGKREERTFLIGNMEIRERRLFNLDVPENRRCYVKVRAFRSERFVRSEQVEGVVMTLINMEPTPGYSSNPRAWGRFDSVITGPDGACLPAFCDDQKADAYSAYVMANLGGEELEAVASAPKLNPNTIGVLQPYLSKLNYRRTDHDDPRMKKTAFSINVAKPSPNTAEEANGPIYPFEKLKECEEALFSAPHFRFSRVEGDRYDYNTVPFNEDDPMSWTEDYLSWWPKPMEYRACYIKVKINSPHEINVRSRNMGGTHPRTVGQLYGLRDTRSIRDMDQSMVSAVCLEFKCSGMLYDQDRVDRSLVKVIPQGSCKRDGVNSMLQEYLVNHLPLAVNNDTNEFTMLAPLDPLGHNYGIYTVTDQDPRTAKEIALGRCFDGTSDGTSRVMKTSEGVALTFTCGDKEVTRQSVFQQLQSSPGRTTAGRPRRGNRRQRGDPAALRNSQRRSTRNPNKRSQTTGLSSKQ